The DNA window cggcggtactcggcgctagtcggcgccactcggcGTTGCTAGGCGGTTGACTCGCCGCGCCTGCGCCGAGTAGCGCCGAGTCACGtacgccgctgccgccgccatgttgctccgcgctccagcgccggtcggacgcaTCGGACTTTCTGTCGACTtcgtgcgtgtctcgcgtcttcagaatttattgtGCGCAAGTACGGTGTTGTGTCGAGACTGTTGAGAGTGCCGTCGCGCTAACAGACGACCCGCGAGCCATGTGAGATACGTAACAGAGTTTGTATTCAAGCATCGTGTAAAGCGCGGCATCGTGCCTTCGGTTTCGAGTGAACTGTTCGCGTGCTCGTTCGAGCAAAGTGTTTGTTTGAAGGGgatacgttcggtagaatCGCGAGTGCCAAAGCGTTACTAGTCGTAGCAAAATATTCTCGAATTAATtctcgaaacgaatttgtctccgttTGTTGTATCTCGacgcgtaattttcattcaaacggttTCCTCAgcctgcgtttccacgaagttacgtgatgtcacgccactttcgtgccatgttgattttcgccgccaatcagacgagccatcctttcacgtattttttcaaatgtaacggtcgcgccaagtgaaattctcgcgcgcggtttacgttttactcgtgtgtgatatattatccgtaatatcgggagtgtcgaataaagtatcgggcgatcgttattaatgtgcagttcgagaatagcaggatgatgtcagcagaaagtggcatccatggagcgactcggtattaaatatactattttttcaagtgatacatttctttacctgcttttgtgtttgagtttaggaataatatttatcgaattttcagaatcaaaaccagaaaaggaatgtagcagtagcagcagcagcatcagcagcaaGAGCAGCGaccaatcggtgagtgaatttttatcaaatcaattatttgaatttatatcatgtatatgtggtattacatatttatagaaCATGATTATGcactttaatttgtataaaacagattcaaaatttgaatgcatataattgatataatatattgaatattattaaaaactcaattatttataaatagatttaataatataaaaatttcgaaatacagctttatttaaaaaaattgaattaaactcaaaaactttaaaaatgtttgttaactttatatttacacacgcacgcacgcaggcACAcacatttaattctttattaaattatttttaagaatgaaATGAAgaacacacatatatatattctttaaatttattaaatacatcaaataaatgcattataaaatattaggtacatatgatataaaaacattggtcgattctttaaaatatcaattacacactttatacttatattcaaccaacaatatctttttcatactagcaagtaaaaataaactcGGAAGATTAGCCACACaagaatacattatataaaatcttttagatattgcAATGGAAGACTATATATTATCtgtgcttttttttaaattttcaactcgTATGTCTTATCTTTTGgtaatctaaaataattaatatattaaatacaaaaataattatttaaaattacatgagCTGTAATACATAATTGTGTACCaatatgaacaaaaaattcacAACATTATTGTCGCAAAGCTCGTTTGCTCGTACATTTGCAATTCATTTGATTgcacattttgttacattttatttaatattgtatattaacaaaactttgtcataattgttattatatctttGTCATATGAACAACAATAACTaccagaaattttttaaattgcatttttatctaataataggcaacaatttgtaataatattagaaaaaaataacattttaaatttctttccttctcattaatttcatatttatctattataatactaagtattataatataattaagtataaCTGCATAAAGCAGATGGAATGTAACATAGTTACgctgttataaataatattatattaatttacattaaaacctcctatatattttatatggacttctatttcttctattgcagttttattgtaaacgttacttttattttttataaagaaacgtCTCTTTCCTTCATTGGTAACaagtatatgtaaattttaaattttaaacaataaaaaaaaatatcaagattttatacatatgtataagaaaagaTTTCAAGTGAATCTTGAAGTACTTGCATCttgtttacatatttaattttttgggtATATTTTCTTACATGTGATTGcattgaaagaaattttatatccctaattaatatataactaatttttattaattttgttaataaatatatttgaaaatgtaatacttAAGTAATCACGcctattatatatgaaatataaattagatttattaataaatacttgtaattatatatttactttggTCAactacacaattttttaaattgatataattaatagaattttagtCCAAAGTtttagagaatttttaatatgtttaaaaataattttaactaatacTTAGCACAATaagaatgaaattaattaatttgacaatacaaatttaaaattaaaatgacaattttcattatatgtatattaaatgctGTTATATTTCTCTatacttacaaaaatatattatttgaggtattattaattaagaattattccACCGAAAgtgaataataaatcatattttaaacttatagatataaattgcTTGCTGGCGAAAATGCAACCAGCTGTTGTCACATAATACAATAAGACAGTAGATaacaaatagataaaattttactctagctatatgatattttttatcatggaAATGATAAAAAACCAATTTGTTTCTTATGAGGGAAAGACTACAGAGTggcacacacacatttttaaaCCCGTTTTTCTCGAGAATGCTTGAAAATTACATCGTATAACTTTAACATGAAATAAAGGGAAGGTAGGACtacaacatatataaaacTCGACACAATTGAAGGGGGGAACTCTTTGGTGTGTTCCccttgttaatataaaaactatataaaataaaacgaaagaATCACCTTTTACATCATACTTTGAATTATAAAAcagtaataagtaaaaaattcttattaatttgtgaCCAATAATTgcaatagatttttaaaaatatacattcgTATAGTACAAACTCACGTCCACAACGCAGTCGGCATTATTCCTTCTACTGTTCTAGGAGCAGGTTTTAAATCTTCAttgcataagaaatttaatggcAAGTCTACTAAATGAccctaaaaaaaatatccgttcaatttaattaaatgctaaataagagtatttaaaatatgttaattgaCATTCAcctttatactttttatcatttcttgTGCTAATAGTGAGTCGGATATAGAGAGAGGTACTTTTTCttgatattgttttaatatagcGAAATTAACTACTTTGTCAGTGGGAATACAGTGAAATACTTCCTCATATGTTTCCGTGTTTCGCTTACTTCTAGCGCACCATATGTCCTTGTAAAATGATCTTATAATGGCGTCATcgatattaatgttttctttagTATTCAGTAACCCTAGATGTTCGCGGAATAATTGTTTTCTCAAGGAAGAAGCAAATTTTCCACAAAGAAAAGGTATATTATTCATTCGTCCGTCTTCAAATTCCTGATCctgttttgtaaatattataactttgattgatttaaattgataaaagatatagaattatggaaaaaattaacaatttgttttataaaataatacaaaataataatataaataaagacgtcaaatataatatataaattatgaatttttatattctattgaaaaatatgtttaacttgtggattttatatatgtatatatatatatatatatatatatatatatatatatatatatcaggaaatatatcatattaatattatgagtaattaatgcgttttttttcaaggatgattaaattttcaataattattatttaaatatattctatatataaaaataaaatatttttatcattattttgagaaaaagaaataattatttaaataataattattgaaaatttaatcatcattgaaaaaaaacgcATTAATTACTCATATTATGagtatttaacaattatgttttagttttttagataaatatgtaacaatcaggaaatatatcatattaatattatgatattaatatgatatattttctgattgttacatatttatctaaaaaactaaaacataattgtttttcataattatcaaAGATCGATACAAATAATTGCATACTGAAGATACAATCATAACTTAGACCAATATGCTAAGTCAACTCACATGAATTATTACAGCTATTTCGCTGTCTCGTGTAGCAACCATACTTCTGTCATTTATGTTTGCTGATCCACAGATCACCGTGTTGTCATCTATTATCATTAGCTTACTGTGAACATAGATAAGCTCCGTTACCAACGTTCCATTTAACATAGAATGAGTTCTCAAGCCATGGAATGTGATGTACTCGCTAGGATCTTCTATACCTGCCTCCAGTAGCCGATTTAGAATAGCGTCCTTTCCCCTGTTATTTCGTTGAACAGAATAATGATTTATGCATACTGCTCTTTTCACTTAATTTACActtaaagaattatatgatACCTCGatatagaattataattcCAATGAGTTATTGCTTGTAATGGTCTTCCACTTGGTCCTCCGACTTCTCCTTCAAAACCTGGTAGCAGAGGCATCACAACGAACACCCTGAACACCGCACCTTCTCTATGCGCTCTCAGGATTCTTTTCAATAATGTCTCACCGATTTGATTCTTCACAGCACCCTTCTCCATGGAGGCAagcgttataaaaaattgattttctatatatatgtatctacaaatttattcaaattaataatacgccactaatagaatatatatgtacagatTTTTACCTTTCTGCTTCACTGATAGCTTGAATGTAAGCTTCCTGTATACTCCGCTCTACAGTCTCTGAATCGAGAAAGCCAGCCGACCAAGAGCTCACTGAACGCAACACTTGACACTTAACATTATGCCTGTTTGCTTCTTTGATGAACGAAGCGTAGctcttgcaatttttataagattttggTAGTAAGTAAGGATAACACGGATTCTGATTTGCTTTTTCTAGCTACAACAAATACTGTATCAGTGTTCATTTTGTATATTCGAATTCAACTACATACATTGTCTGACattttcaacttaattttttgcacagtttaattttttttccacagTTGAACGGAAAGAGAAGTTGAACTGTGCAAAAGTTTAGATTTGAAAAAGCAGATTCATGTTATCGAGTATATTATGTGTACATTATATTACGTGTACCTTAGTGGCATTCCAGCGCTGTATGAAATGCCTAGCCACGTCTCTAGCGGCAGCGTTTTGCACTAAAACTCCAATGTCGTGCCAGGGCATTCTAGGAGTATTGGTTCTATCTACCAGATCCTGATACGGCTTCTCGAGATCATTAAAGTCtttgacaataaaatttgtatagtCTTTACCAAGCCACAATTTTGTCGTGGGTTCTAAATTGCAGCCATAATCTCTAGAGTCTGGTGAAAGTTGGCtaaattaaaggaaaaattgtataatgtgTGTTCTGTTAGAAAATGAacataaagtaatataaagacATAATTGAATAGAAACAGGATTCGTACTTCTCTGTACTCTCATCAGTGTCCGCTTCGTAAGAAGTGTATACCATGTTGATGAAATCGTGGCTCTTCATTCTCATGGTAGTTTTCATTTTATCAACAGTCGTCTTGGCGACATCAAACAAGTTCTTTCTTTGCAATTCGGGAGTGTTACACTTGACACCATCTCCCTTTTCTTGCAACATAAAAAGTGAATTATCCACTGACAATGTTGACAATACTAAATCCTGTTGCGTCTTTTCATCCATCATTGGCCTTTAAAGataaatcaattagatttatattttttattttagtctaatatttatagaaatattgagTAAACAGTATTTACAATAAAGGCATGGATCTCGTGGTCGCCATAGCGATGGTATTCGTTGCTATTGCTAATGTTAATAGCACATGTCTCTCTGTGCAGCCTAACACTTTTTTACTGCTGGTATTAGTTAGCTTGTCCCTTGAAGGAACGTAGATACTTGATTGATGAATAGATTCTACGACCAACATATTATTAGTCGAAATGCAAagaatgaatattaaaaagatttcacAGACATTTACCTAAATCTGTCAATCTGTGTTCTTTGGTGTCCCACCTGCCATAGCATAAATCAATGCCACCGAGAAATGCGAGAGATTGATCGATGACTACGATTTTTTCGTGATGTGCCCAAAGGAGCACGCCTGCCCTCGCGTGATCTGGATGTCTTAGTACTTTTATATTCTCAGAACATAGTTCCACAAGTTTCTGTTTGCTGTAGTAACTGTTTATGCCTAAAGCGACTTCGATCTCTTTATATATTAGCACGAATATTTTGACACCTTGtttctgcaaaaaaaaacatttatttaacattcttgtgtttattaaataatatgaaataataattcctTGCGGTAggcttaattaatatttttataattttaaataatatgcaacattttaacaaaaatattataaact is part of the Monomorium pharaonis isolate MP-MQ-018 chromosome 2, ASM1337386v2, whole genome shotgun sequence genome and encodes:
- the LOC105830415 gene encoding phospholipase D2 isoform X2: MPIKSNEVAPHGIKRTMSQVSEYDDALEVPDSLEITVDENGETIQVRKQEREYTDNREFRHGPFIWTIRKRYKHIQYLHNQLKMYRASLKIPFPTKSHRERRNSMKNLGTMNERKGKRNVLPRFPNKPDILVPYEQLNQRRKELEDYLSNLLNIEIYRRHSETINFLDISHLTFVADLGMKGKEGTILKRTGSSAKTRCNFLGLYDCGFCIKCNYLRTSVCGKWQKRHLVVKDTFVAYLNPQDGRIKSVILMDNGFGVSLGVYTTGSRSGLQIANLSRHIVIKCWTKRKAKEWMEFIQEVSNKEGKDFIQTNPHNSFAPYRPFVSATWFVDGADYMSAVADALEDAKEEIFIADWWLSPEIHMKRPMTDGDYWRLDKILQRKAKQGVKIFVLIYKEIEVALGINSYYSKQKLVELCSENIKVLRHPDHARAGVLLWAHHEKIVVIDQSLAFLGGIDLCYGRWDTKEHRLTDLESIHQSSIYVPSRDKLTNTSSKKVLGCTERHVLLTLAIATNTIAMATTRSMPLLPMMDEKTQQDLVLSTLSVDNSLFMLQEKGDGVKCNTPELQRKNLFDVAKTTVDKMKTTMRMKSHDFINMVYTSYEADTDESTENQLSPDSRDYGCNLEPTTKLWLGKDYTNFIVKDFNDLEKPYQDLVDRTNTPRMPWHDIGVLVQNAAARDVARHFIQRWNATKLEKANQNPCYPYLLPKSYKNCKSYASFIKEANRHNVKCQVLRSVSSWSAGFLDSETVERSIQEAYIQAISEAERYIYIENQFFITLASMEKGAVKNQIGETLLKRILRAHREGAVFRVFVVMPLLPGFEGEVGGPSGRPLQAITHWNYNSISRGKDAILNRLLEAGIEDPSEYITFHGLRTHSMLNGTLVTELIYVHSKLMIIDDNTVICGSANINDRSMVATRDSEIAVIIHDQEFEDGRMNNIPFLCGKFASSLRKQLFREHLGLLNTKENINIDDAIIRSFYKDIWCARSKRNTETYEEVFHCIPTDKVVNFAILKQYQEKVPLSISDSLLAQEMIKSIKGHLVDLPLNFLCNEDLKPAPRTVEGIMPTALWT
- the LOC105830415 gene encoding phospholipase D2 isoform X1, with product MPIKSNEVAPHGIKRTMSQVSEYDDALEVPDSLEITVDENGETIQVRKQEREYTDNREIPGVIPFTVIHDNLIQFKSHIRNVFIPGEEVHVKIIDNERSVTTHPLNPNLYTIEFRHGPFIWTIRKRYKHIQYLHNQLKMYRASLKIPFPTKSHRERRNSMKNLGTMNERKGKRNVLPRFPNKPDILVPYEQLNQRRKELEDYLSNLLNIEIYRRHSETINFLDISHLTFVADLGMKGKEGTILKRTGSSAKTRCNFLGLYDCGFCIKCNYLRTSVCGKWQKRHLVVKDTFVAYLNPQDGRIKSVILMDNGFGVSLGVYTTGSRSGLQIANLSRHIVIKCWTKRKAKEWMEFIQEVSNKEGKDFIQTNPHNSFAPYRPFVSATWFVDGADYMSAVADALEDAKEEIFIADWWLSPEIHMKRPMTDGDYWRLDKILQRKAKQGVKIFVLIYKEIEVALGINSYYSKQKLVELCSENIKVLRHPDHARAGVLLWAHHEKIVVIDQSLAFLGGIDLCYGRWDTKEHRLTDLESIHQSSIYVPSRDKLTNTSSKKVLGCTERHVLLTLAIATNTIAMATTRSMPLLPMMDEKTQQDLVLSTLSVDNSLFMLQEKGDGVKCNTPELQRKNLFDVAKTTVDKMKTTMRMKSHDFINMVYTSYEADTDESTENQLSPDSRDYGCNLEPTTKLWLGKDYTNFIVKDFNDLEKPYQDLVDRTNTPRMPWHDIGVLVQNAAARDVARHFIQRWNATKLEKANQNPCYPYLLPKSYKNCKSYASFIKEANRHNVKCQVLRSVSSWSAGFLDSETVERSIQEAYIQAISEAERYIYIENQFFITLASMEKGAVKNQIGETLLKRILRAHREGAVFRVFVVMPLLPGFEGEVGGPSGRPLQAITHWNYNSISRGKDAILNRLLEAGIEDPSEYITFHGLRTHSMLNGTLVTELIYVHSKLMIIDDNTVICGSANINDRSMVATRDSEIAVIIHDQEFEDGRMNNIPFLCGKFASSLRKQLFREHLGLLNTKENINIDDAIIRSFYKDIWCARSKRNTETYEEVFHCIPTDKVVNFAILKQYQEKVPLSISDSLLAQEMIKSIKGHLVDLPLNFLCNEDLKPAPRTVEGIMPTALWT
- the LOC105830415 gene encoding phospholipase D2 isoform X4; amino-acid sequence: MRERANEMFYQVPYEQLNQRRKELEDYLSNLLNIEIYRRHSETINFLDISHLTFVADLGMKGKEGTILKRTGSSAKTRCNFLGLYDCGFCIKCNYLRTSVCGKWQKRHLVVKDTFVAYLNPQDGRIKSVILMDNGFGVSLGVYTTGSRSGLQIANLSRHIVIKCWTKRKAKEWMEFIQEVSNKEGKDFIQTNPHNSFAPYRPFVSATWFVDGADYMSAVADALEDAKEEIFIADWWLSPEIHMKRPMTDGDYWRLDKILQRKAKQGVKIFVLIYKEIEVALGINSYYSKQKLVELCSENIKVLRHPDHARAGVLLWAHHEKIVVIDQSLAFLGGIDLCYGRWDTKEHRLTDLESIHQSSIYVPSRDKLTNTSSKKVLGCTERHVLLTLAIATNTIAMATTRSMPLLPMMDEKTQQDLVLSTLSVDNSLFMLQEKGDGVKCNTPELQRKNLFDVAKTTVDKMKTTMRMKSHDFINMVYTSYEADTDESTENQLSPDSRDYGCNLEPTTKLWLGKDYTNFIVKDFNDLEKPYQDLVDRTNTPRMPWHDIGVLVQNAAARDVARHFIQRWNATKLEKANQNPCYPYLLPKSYKNCKSYASFIKEANRHNVKCQVLRSVSSWSAGFLDSETVERSIQEAYIQAISEAERYIYIENQFFITLASMEKGAVKNQIGETLLKRILRAHREGAVFRVFVVMPLLPGFEGEVGGPSGRPLQAITHWNYNSISRGKDAILNRLLEAGIEDPSEYITFHGLRTHSMLNGTLVTELIYVHSKLMIIDDNTVICGSANINDRSMVATRDSEIAVIIHDQEFEDGRMNNIPFLCGKFASSLRKQLFREHLGLLNTKENINIDDAIIRSFYKDIWCARSKRNTETYEEVFHCIPTDKVVNFAILKQYQEKVPLSISDSLLAQEMIKSIKGHLVDLPLNFLCNEDLKPAPRTVEGIMPTALWT
- the LOC105830415 gene encoding phospholipase D2 isoform X3; translation: MKNLGTMNERKGKRNVLPRFPNKPDILVPYEQLNQRRKELEDYLSNLLNIEIYRRHSETINFLDISHLTFVADLGMKGKEGTILKRTGSSAKTRCNFLGLYDCGFCIKCNYLRTSVCGKWQKRHLVVKDTFVAYLNPQDGRIKSVILMDNGFGVSLGVYTTGSRSGLQIANLSRHIVIKCWTKRKAKEWMEFIQEVSNKEGKDFIQTNPHNSFAPYRPFVSATWFVDGADYMSAVADALEDAKEEIFIADWWLSPEIHMKRPMTDGDYWRLDKILQRKAKQGVKIFVLIYKEIEVALGINSYYSKQKLVELCSENIKVLRHPDHARAGVLLWAHHEKIVVIDQSLAFLGGIDLCYGRWDTKEHRLTDLESIHQSSIYVPSRDKLTNTSSKKVLGCTERHVLLTLAIATNTIAMATTRSMPLLPMMDEKTQQDLVLSTLSVDNSLFMLQEKGDGVKCNTPELQRKNLFDVAKTTVDKMKTTMRMKSHDFINMVYTSYEADTDESTENQLSPDSRDYGCNLEPTTKLWLGKDYTNFIVKDFNDLEKPYQDLVDRTNTPRMPWHDIGVLVQNAAARDVARHFIQRWNATKLEKANQNPCYPYLLPKSYKNCKSYASFIKEANRHNVKCQVLRSVSSWSAGFLDSETVERSIQEAYIQAISEAERYIYIENQFFITLASMEKGAVKNQIGETLLKRILRAHREGAVFRVFVVMPLLPGFEGEVGGPSGRPLQAITHWNYNSISRGKDAILNRLLEAGIEDPSEYITFHGLRTHSMLNGTLVTELIYVHSKLMIIDDNTVICGSANINDRSMVATRDSEIAVIIHDQEFEDGRMNNIPFLCGKFASSLRKQLFREHLGLLNTKENINIDDAIIRSFYKDIWCARSKRNTETYEEVFHCIPTDKVVNFAILKQYQEKVPLSISDSLLAQEMIKSIKGHLVDLPLNFLCNEDLKPAPRTVEGIMPTALWT